A stretch of the Chelonoidis abingdonii isolate Lonesome George chromosome 11, CheloAbing_2.0, whole genome shotgun sequence genome encodes the following:
- the TAGLN2 gene encoding transgelin-2 — MANRGPAYGLSWEVQQRIDKQYDPELEQILTQWILAQCGGIQPPEPGKEKFQEWLKDGTVLCKLINSLYPKGQGPVANTDPSNKAFKQMEQIAQFLRAAEQYGIAPTDIFQTVDLWEGKNMACVQRTLMNLGGLAVTKQDGLFVGDPNWFPKKSQENRRDFSKDKLKEGQNVIGLQMGTNRGASQAGMTGYGMPRQIL; from the exons ATGGCAAACAGGGGACCAGCCTACGGACTCAGCTGGGAGGTTCAGCAGAGGATTGACAAGCAGTATGATCCAGAGTTGGAGCAGATCCTCACCCAGTGGATCCTGGCACAGTGTGGGGGCATCCAGCCACCTGAGCCTGGGAAAGAGAAATTCCAGGAGTGGTTGAAAGATGGCACA GTGCTCTGCAAACTCATCAACAGCCTCTACCCGAAGGGCCAGGGGCCTGTTGCCAACACCGATCCCTCAAACAAGGCCTTCAAGCAGATGGAACAGATCGCCCAGTTCCTGCGGGCTGCTGAGCAATATGGCATTGCTCCCACTGACATCTTCCAGACTGTGGACCTCTGGGAAG GAAAGAACATGGCCTGTGTGCAGAGGACCCTGATGAACCTGGGGGGCTTGGCTGTAACAAAGCAAGATGGGTTGTTTGTTGGAGACCCCAACTGGTTCCCCAA GAAATCCCAGGAGAACCGCCGTGACTTCTCTAAAGACAAGCTGAAGGAGGGTCAGAATGTGATTGGGCTGCAGATGGGCACCAACCGAGGTGCATCGCAAGCAGGCATGACAGGCTATGGGATGCCACGCCAGATCCTCTGA